A single window of Okeanomitos corallinicola TIOX110 DNA harbors:
- a CDS encoding Tn3 family transposase: protein MTSIDRTAYPKFKQFPDPKELAELYTPTAAEIKFVKSKTKSHEGLLRLMVMLKSFQRLGYFPHPEQIPIAVIKHLRSCLKLQDSVKAIPSERQRHTYKNIIREYLGVKQYDKTGQRLIATIVAQAAQIKDHPADLINVAIEELVKERYELPAFSTLDRLIRHIRSMVNNRLFALCSQGLSTTEQTYLDKLLVVIDNAEEDENATLNLLKSPPKSAKLNGMKLLQNKFDMLMTFGDAKRLLQNITPTKVRHFAAYARTLDIAEFQDINLPKRRTLLLCLLYEAQIKTRDYLVEMFIKRILKIQNNAKQRLQELRDKHLVETSELLATLGQVLQASKQAKETQDNAVFGEQVQSILDEHGGAELLMQKLDEIAAYNTNNYLPLMWRFYAANRKALFSLVRSLDILSTSADESVIEALKFVLDNEHKRAKYLPCDIDLDFISNNWRALVVAEIDGADVLVRQQLEICIFFHLAAEFKTGDACVVGSESYGDFREQLLSPVECEPLIEEYCCLIGFPANPADFVEHLRFCFTQVAEEVDKICAVDKQFTINKEGEPVLKKVPSLTQLPEVDLLESKIRVLMPDRSILDILCNVEHWLNWTRHFGLLSGSEAKISEPGERYIFTTFGYGCNLGPNQMARHSGGMVTAHEISYTNRRHVSAAKIEAAIRDIINAYNRFTLPNCWGTGKKAAADGSKFEIYENNLHSEYHIRYGGYGGIAYHHVSDKYIALFTHFIACGVWEAVHILDGLLKNTSDIQPDTLHADTQGQSGPVFAISYLLGIKLMPRIRNWQDLTFVRPSTDVSYQHIEPLFKGVVNWSLIQTHWSDMMRVVLSIKAGKVMPSTLLRKLNSYSRKNRLYQAFQELGKVVRTMFLLDYISNVALRREITAVTNVVEMYNGFLDWVFFGKQGVITENDPIEQEKRLKYLDLVASAVILQNTVDMSLAIQKLMSQGEVIHKRHLAALSPYLTRHIKRYGDYVVNLRNVPEPLEVAINLPPEIFEM from the coding sequence ATGACATCAATTGACCGTACTGCTTACCCCAAATTTAAACAATTTCCTGACCCCAAAGAACTAGCAGAACTGTATACCCCAACAGCCGCAGAAATCAAATTTGTCAAATCTAAAACCAAGAGTCATGAAGGATTACTGCGGTTAATGGTGATGTTAAAATCCTTTCAACGTCTGGGATATTTCCCTCATCCTGAACAGATCCCAATTGCGGTAATTAAACATTTACGGTCGTGTTTAAAATTACAAGACTCAGTAAAAGCAATACCCTCCGAACGCCAGCGGCACACCTATAAAAATATTATTCGGGAATATTTAGGGGTCAAACAATATGATAAAACCGGACAAAGATTAATAGCCACAATAGTTGCACAAGCTGCCCAAATTAAAGACCATCCTGCGGATTTAATCAATGTAGCAATTGAAGAATTAGTTAAAGAACGATACGAATTACCAGCATTTAGTACCCTTGACCGATTAATTCGCCACATTCGTTCAATGGTCAATAATCGGTTATTTGCACTTTGTTCTCAAGGACTTTCAACTACTGAACAAACTTATTTAGACAAATTGCTCGTGGTGATAGACAATGCGGAGGAAGATGAAAATGCCACCCTGAATTTACTAAAATCGCCACCTAAAAGTGCCAAACTAAATGGGATGAAACTCCTGCAAAATAAGTTTGATATGCTCATGACTTTTGGAGATGCCAAGCGATTACTACAAAATATTACTCCTACCAAAGTTAGACATTTTGCTGCTTATGCTAGAACTTTAGATATTGCAGAATTTCAAGATATTAATTTACCCAAACGACGAACATTGCTATTATGTCTATTGTACGAAGCACAGATAAAAACTCGTGATTATCTGGTGGAGATGTTTATCAAACGTATCCTGAAGATTCAAAATAATGCTAAACAAAGATTGCAGGAACTACGAGATAAACATCTGGTAGAAACATCAGAGTTGTTAGCGACATTGGGACAAGTATTACAAGCATCCAAACAAGCCAAGGAAACCCAGGATAATGCGGTATTTGGAGAACAGGTGCAGTCAATTTTGGATGAACATGGTGGTGCAGAATTGCTGATGCAAAAATTAGATGAAATTGCGGCATACAATACTAACAATTATTTACCATTAATGTGGCGGTTTTATGCTGCCAACCGCAAAGCACTATTTAGTTTAGTGCGGTCTTTGGATATTCTCTCTACTTCTGCGGATGAATCGGTGATTGAAGCTTTGAAATTTGTGTTGGATAATGAACACAAACGGGCTAAATATTTACCTTGTGATATTGATTTGGATTTTATTAGTAATAACTGGCGGGCGTTAGTTGTAGCAGAAATTGATGGTGCTGATGTTTTGGTACGTCAGCAGTTAGAGATTTGTATCTTTTTCCATTTAGCGGCTGAATTTAAAACGGGAGATGCTTGTGTTGTGGGGTCGGAAAGCTATGGAGATTTCCGCGAACAATTATTAAGTCCTGTTGAGTGCGAACCTTTAATAGAGGAATACTGTTGTTTAATTGGTTTTCCTGCTAATCCAGCAGATTTTGTAGAACATTTACGTTTTTGTTTTACACAAGTGGCTGAGGAAGTAGATAAAATTTGTGCTGTTGATAAACAATTTACTATTAATAAAGAAGGTGAGCCGGTATTAAAGAAAGTGCCATCTTTAACCCAACTCCCAGAGGTGGATTTATTGGAGTCTAAAATCCGGGTGCTGATGCCGGACCGGAGTATTTTAGATATCTTATGCAATGTTGAACATTGGTTAAATTGGACTAGACATTTTGGTTTGTTGTCGGGAAGCGAAGCCAAAATATCTGAGCCGGGGGAACGTTATATTTTTACTACGTTTGGTTATGGTTGTAATCTTGGACCTAATCAAATGGCTCGTCATTCGGGGGGTATGGTGACTGCCCATGAGATTTCTTATACTAACCGTCGCCATGTTAGTGCTGCCAAGATTGAGGCGGCAATTCGGGATATTATTAATGCTTATAATCGGTTTACTTTACCGAATTGTTGGGGGACGGGGAAAAAGGCGGCGGCGGATGGCAGTAAGTTTGAGATATACGAAAATAATTTACACAGTGAGTATCATATTCGTTACGGTGGTTATGGTGGTATTGCCTATCATCATGTTTCTGATAAATACATTGCTTTGTTTACTCACTTTATTGCTTGTGGTGTTTGGGAAGCGGTTCATATTTTGGATGGGTTGTTGAAGAATACTTCGGATATTCAGCCTGATACGTTGCACGCAGATACTCAAGGTCAGTCTGGACCTGTTTTTGCTATTTCCTATCTTCTGGGTATTAAGTTGATGCCACGTATCCGTAATTGGCAGGATTTAACTTTTGTGCGTCCTAGTACAGATGTGAGCTATCAGCATATTGAGCCGTTGTTTAAGGGTGTGGTGAATTGGAGTTTAATTCAGACTCATTGGTCTGACATGATGCGGGTGGTGCTGTCAATTAAGGCTGGTAAGGTGATGCCTTCGACGCTATTACGTAAGTTGAATAGTTATAGTCGCAAAAATCGTCTTTATCAAGCTTTTCAAGAGTTGGGTAAGGTGGTGCGGACTATGTTTCTGCTGGATTATATTTCTAATGTTGCTTTGAGACGGGAAATTACTGCGGTAACAAATGTTGTGGAGATGTACAATGGTTTTCTGGATTGGGTGTTTTTTGGTAAGCAGGGGGTGATTACTGAGAATGACCCGATTGAGCAGGAAAAGCGGTTGAAGTATTTGGATTTGGTGGCTAGTGCGGTGATTTTACAGAATACGGTAGATATGTCGTTGGCGATTCAAAAGTTGATGTCACAGGGTGAGGTGATTCATAAGCGACATCTTGCTGCTTTGAGTCCTTATCTGACCAGGCATATCAAAAGATACGGTGATTATGTGGTGAATTTACGTAATGTTCCTGAACCTTTGGAGGTGGCGATTAATCTTCCACCTGAAATCTTTGAAATGTAG
- a CDS encoding PriCT-2 domain-containing protein, giving the protein MSQQEFHNSSAPQQSTESQHFDNQAEPENLADKQDQFTTEIKQQPELQPPTVQQPQFTPKLEPEPIQNDKIRFAFNATGKNKDWDFRKLAANFQDTKGTIWDVAREVKAGHALCAGLLDGQWRSKKNIIGSQWVLLDIDNSAIWTDENNNPLDENGRPIKINGAWVDINGNVIEKSDGRQAKKIYQHQLNLDEALKHPFIKQYCALIYTTASHKPDWHKFRLVFVLPEFVRGTETVEVLTRYLMQQLPHDPACKDASRVFYGSTEATFPLINPDAYLPQFWIDEAISVAHQERIEYQRRIAEIEKRRQQLQDQAEKNDWDVDQLIQQALSYIPPRSPGSGNYQECLQVLMALNGHYGPSDAEIIAESWSPSIRGTTWNIRAKIKSFRGRSGITIGTLFHIAKQYGFRFPTVKKSTPNYDYLEEREREDQERRFYDWFDFRQQIKKIVKPIKKALKGFGEQTKEPIEKALKGFGKQTKEPPKQDNKPADVDIWFSSQDRDKIYQEIATDEKYHDYKYILDTSAAGSGKSHHIGTLEPSDLKAAKLWYISSDHRNPTTSTIESNYVDLPVRNNGLYADSTQLTPNGNPTIHWPEKGQVPNVKGNCDRAPLFRKLASKGYQNEANSEASMNPGCVTCKYKFNCSSHYPDGKEAAYIPGNTFRRDRKNALLANSNRCHIDSLPSDIPDNSIAFVDEFSRQVNPIQVTELGLNDYEKTVTTIATELPDVWELIKDFISPLHQYLSYSHKEAYYGYPHQEVMEIFGNIDLSKITDIINELKILNPDLEKIFEDADGLDNYEGMSKKLIRTIKVGFLREAAKHSHEMLDDLAVNWLIPLLEIYANLVPGNFRIKNHKLIIATKNTRQVEVLGKFKKVFLLDATANRESVALELGINSDEILVISENLPNYSNLEIVHIADLGLCGKNRSELKHTQIAALTKHLQSKHDRLGVIDHLACVEDGQGYWYVDNRGSNKYINVDALLCIGTPYPDLGAIAQKYSILTGDFDTSKDNPNFQKYVNHLVQAEIIQGVGRPRANRRPEQKIKVYLTTNTDISYLSSYYLGCTIEETEAFKLTPEAGSKTQWLQYQIVQAAKQIWEAGAKITQKAIASLAGVTQGRISQEAAEMGGWTALKKILISLLDSLYSKINNFSATLSENQQFYVEQFLPLLAGEERLNPADVATTLDDIGDEAEVKLVLSRVPFETKLLLIIKLLAHVPDEFVEIITPLIPKEMIFQDGS; this is encoded by the coding sequence ATGTCACAGCAAGAATTCCACAACTCATCTGCACCGCAACAATCAACAGAGTCACAGCATTTTGATAACCAAGCTGAACCGGAAAATTTAGCAGATAAACAGGATCAATTTACCACTGAGATCAAACAGCAGCCAGAACTACAACCACCAACCGTACAACAGCCTCAATTTACACCCAAATTAGAACCAGAGCCTATACAGAACGACAAAATCAGATTTGCTTTTAACGCCACTGGTAAAAATAAAGACTGGGATTTTCGTAAACTAGCAGCCAACTTCCAAGATACAAAAGGCACAATTTGGGACGTTGCTAGAGAAGTAAAAGCAGGACACGCCTTATGTGCTGGTTTACTTGATGGACAATGGCGAAGCAAAAAAAATATTATCGGTTCTCAATGGGTACTACTAGATATTGACAACTCCGCAATCTGGACAGATGAAAATAATAATCCACTCGATGAAAATGGTAGACCAATCAAGATTAATGGAGCTTGGGTAGACATTAACGGTAATGTCATTGAAAAATCAGATGGTAGACAAGCAAAGAAAATCTACCAACATCAACTAAATTTAGACGAAGCACTAAAACATCCATTTATTAAGCAATATTGCGCTTTAATCTACACCACAGCCAGTCATAAACCAGATTGGCATAAATTCCGGTTAGTATTCGTACTACCTGAGTTTGTTAGGGGTACTGAAACTGTAGAGGTACTAACTCGTTACCTCATGCAGCAGCTACCCCATGACCCCGCTTGTAAAGATGCCTCACGGGTGTTTTATGGCTCAACAGAGGCAACATTCCCATTAATTAACCCTGATGCCTATTTACCCCAATTTTGGATAGATGAGGCAATATCTGTTGCTCATCAAGAAAGAATTGAATATCAACGCCGGATAGCAGAAATAGAAAAGCGTCGTCAGCAGCTACAGGATCAGGCAGAAAAAAATGATTGGGACGTAGATCAGCTGATTCAACAAGCTTTAAGCTATATTCCCCCGCGCAGTCCTGGTAGTGGTAATTATCAAGAATGTTTACAAGTCTTAATGGCACTGAATGGGCATTATGGACCCAGTGACGCTGAAATAATAGCAGAAAGTTGGAGTCCATCAATCAGGGGGACTACTTGGAACATTCGCGCCAAAATTAAGAGTTTTAGGGGTCGTTCCGGTATAACTATCGGTACGCTATTTCATATTGCTAAACAGTATGGTTTTAGGTTTCCAACTGTCAAAAAATCAACCCCTAACTACGACTACCTAGAGGAAAGAGAGAGAGAAGATCAAGAAAGACGGTTTTATGATTGGTTTGATTTTAGACAACAGATAAAGAAGATTGTCAAACCAATCAAGAAAGCATTGAAAGGCTTTGGGGAACAAACCAAAGAACCAATCGAGAAAGCATTGAAAGGCTTTGGAAAACAAACCAAAGAACCACCAAAGCAAGATAATAAACCTGCTGATGTTGATATATGGTTTAGTTCTCAAGATAGAGACAAAATATACCAAGAAATAGCTACAGATGAAAAATATCATGACTACAAATACATTCTCGATACATCTGCGGCTGGAAGTGGTAAATCTCATCATATAGGAACATTAGAACCAAGTGATTTAAAAGCTGCTAAATTGTGGTATATCAGCAGTGACCACAGAAACCCAACCACATCAACAATAGAATCTAACTATGTAGATTTACCAGTAAGAAATAATGGGTTATATGCAGATTCAACTCAATTGACTCCTAACGGTAATCCTACAATTCATTGGCCAGAAAAAGGACAAGTCCCCAATGTAAAAGGAAATTGCGATCGCGCTCCTTTATTTAGAAAGTTAGCATCCAAAGGTTATCAGAACGAAGCTAACAGCGAAGCTTCTATGAATCCGGGGTGCGTTACTTGCAAATATAAGTTTAATTGCAGTAGTCATTACCCAGATGGTAAAGAAGCTGCTTATATTCCTGGTAATACTTTTCGTAGAGATAGAAAAAATGCTTTATTAGCAAATAGTAACAGATGTCACATTGACAGTTTACCTAGTGATATTCCTGATAATTCTATTGCTTTTGTGGATGAGTTTTCACGTCAAGTCAATCCTATTCAAGTTACTGAACTGGGATTAAATGACTATGAAAAAACAGTTACAACTATAGCCACAGAATTACCGGATGTATGGGAATTGATTAAGGATTTTATCTCTCCACTGCATCAATATTTGTCCTATTCTCACAAGGAAGCATATTATGGCTATCCCCATCAAGAAGTAATGGAGATATTTGGCAATATTGATCTATCAAAGATTACAGATATTATCAACGAATTGAAGATATTAAACCCCGACTTGGAGAAGATTTTTGAAGATGCTGATGGACTTGACAACTATGAGGGAATGTCAAAAAAACTGATCAGAACTATAAAAGTAGGATTCTTGAGAGAAGCTGCTAAACACTCTCATGAGATGTTGGATGATTTAGCAGTAAACTGGCTCATTCCCCTCTTAGAAATTTACGCTAATTTAGTTCCTGGTAACTTCAGAATCAAAAATCATAAGCTGATTATTGCCACTAAAAACACTAGACAAGTTGAGGTATTAGGGAAGTTTAAAAAAGTATTTCTACTGGATGCAACAGCAAACCGTGAAAGTGTAGCTTTAGAATTGGGTATTAACTCAGATGAGATATTAGTTATCTCGGAAAATCTGCCCAACTACTCTAATTTGGAGATTGTGCATATCGCGGATCTAGGGTTGTGTGGAAAGAATAGATCCGAGTTGAAGCATACACAAATAGCAGCACTTACAAAGCATCTACAGTCAAAGCATGACAGGTTAGGAGTTATTGATCATCTAGCTTGTGTGGAAGATGGTCAGGGATATTGGTATGTAGATAATCGTGGTTCTAACAAATACATAAATGTAGATGCACTGCTTTGTATTGGTACACCTTACCCAGACTTGGGTGCGATCGCCCAAAAATACTCAATCCTGACTGGGGACTTTGATACCAGTAAAGATAATCCCAATTTCCAAAAGTATGTGAACCATCTGGTACAGGCTGAAATTATTCAAGGAGTAGGCAGACCGAGGGCAAATAGAAGGCCAGAACAAAAAATCAAGGTTTATCTTACCACCAACACAGATATATCCTACCTCAGTAGCTACTATCTAGGATGCACAATAGAGGAAACGGAAGCGTTTAAGCTTACTCCTGAAGCTGGTAGCAAAACTCAATGGTTACAGTACCAAATTGTACAAGCTGCTAAACAGATTTGGGAGGCAGGGGCGAAAATAACCCAAAAGGCGATCGCTTCTTTAGCAGGTGTCACCCAAGGCAGAATATCCCAAGAAGCTGCTGAGATGGGGGGATGGACGGCACTGAAAAAAATATTAATTTCCCTATTAGATAGCTTATATAGCAAAATTAATAATTTTTCTGCAACCCTGAGTGAGAACCAACAGTTCTATGTAGAGCAGTTTTTACCCCTGTTGGCAGGGGAGGAAAGGTTAAATCCAGCAGATGTGGCTACAACCCTTGATGATATTGGGGATGAGGCTGAGGTTAAGCTAGTTCTGTCTAGAGTGCCTTTTGAAACAAAATTACTACTGATTATTAAGTTACTTGCTCACGTACCAGATGAGTTTGTGGAAATAATCACTCCTCTCATACCAAAAGAGATGATTTTTCAGGACGGGTCTTAG
- a CDS encoding relaxase/mobilization nuclease domain-containing protein: protein MIGKHIKGKSFRGLLNYLFSKEGARQIGGNMEGTNPRELAAEFGISRRLNPKVSRAVYHASLSLPHHESLDDDTWDEIAQKYLQAMGFTMNQYIVVRHTDRTHDHAHIAASRIQLDGTTVSDRWDNPRSEIIIRKLEKEYNLQSVQPSWEKDKHSPTTGERRQLARTGKESVRVKLQRSLDKVTHDRPTMPELIERAQQQGINVCVGYTRTGKVKGISYQLDGVAFSGTHLGKAYTFPGLQKHRGVSYIPKQDDKRIQELMKRNVENTTSNQDKHDNKQTPKLNKQNTVNAAFTKTQQDEQQIKSDKNVTNNIALISLQEDNNRIQIGQTTENKVSVDSRKHNKTRIQKQQTADHSTSTVVTEQDIELIQQLLEQPVKNIASTGKATEDDQPIQKLIGQPVGNITPIIKVVRDDQDIENITERIAENVTPATTQTNYLPTPKPANWKQIRQILNQQYNLPVSLLNELYQKGWLYPSQTGQPVFVERTLDDVPTLAKQLEPTGDFTAIPLNSETTKNGSFWIATDTTVTRAVLLSDPIEVLSVIALESTVDKRKRQPTLYWSVGDGETPAFSDYADRTAKGDSYGALRYRSQIPLEFLDSLDTVVIAVKDNEKVEDLISDLLAELPQAKRVSPGQAGWNQLLSDKKQPVKKQQFTQTLDYWEL from the coding sequence ATGATCGGCAAACACATCAAAGGTAAAAGTTTCCGGGGACTACTAAACTACCTTTTTAGCAAAGAAGGAGCAAGACAAATCGGTGGGAATATGGAAGGAACAAACCCACGGGAATTAGCGGCTGAATTTGGTATATCTCGAAGATTAAATCCGAAGGTAAGCAGGGCTGTTTATCACGCTTCTCTCAGCTTGCCTCACCACGAAAGTTTAGATGATGATACTTGGGATGAAATCGCCCAAAAATATCTACAAGCAATGGGCTTCACTATGAACCAATATATTGTAGTGCGACACACTGACCGGACTCATGATCATGCACATATTGCAGCCAGTCGCATTCAATTAGATGGAACTACAGTCTCTGATAGGTGGGACAACCCCAGAAGTGAAATTATCATCCGTAAATTAGAAAAAGAATACAATCTACAATCAGTACAACCTAGCTGGGAAAAAGATAAACACAGTCCTACTACTGGTGAACGCAGACAGCTTGCTAGAACTGGAAAGGAAAGCGTAAGAGTCAAACTTCAGCGATCGCTTGATAAAGTAACCCATGACCGCCCAACTATGCCGGAGTTAATAGAAAGAGCGCAACAACAAGGTATTAATGTCTGTGTTGGTTATACTCGTACAGGTAAAGTCAAAGGCATTAGTTATCAACTTGATGGAGTAGCTTTCAGTGGTACGCATCTAGGTAAAGCATACACTTTTCCTGGTTTACAAAAGCATCGTGGTGTTAGCTATATTCCTAAGCAGGATGATAAACGCATCCAAGAACTAATGAAGCGAAATGTGGAAAATACTACATCCAATCAAGATAAACACGATAATAAGCAAACACCAAAACTAAATAAGCAAAATACTGTCAATGCTGCATTCACCAAAACTCAACAAGATGAACAACAAATTAAATCAGATAAAAATGTAACAAATAACATAGCGTTGATTTCTTTACAAGAAGATAACAACCGCATTCAAATTGGGCAAACTACTGAAAATAAAGTATCAGTTGATTCTCGAAAACACAATAAAACCCGTATTCAAAAACAACAGACTGCTGACCATTCAACATCAACAGTAGTAACAGAACAGGATATTGAGCTTATCCAACAACTTCTAGAGCAACCTGTAAAAAATATTGCATCAACAGGAAAAGCAACGGAGGATGATCAGCCTATTCAAAAACTAATAGGGCAACCAGTTGGAAATATTACACCAATAATAAAAGTAGTGCGGGATGATCAGGATATCGAAAATATAACAGAGCGAATTGCTGAAAATGTCACACCAGCTACAACACAGACAAATTACTTACCTACACCAAAACCCGCAAACTGGAAACAAATACGCCAAATCTTAAACCAGCAGTACAATTTACCCGTTTCTCTGCTCAATGAACTGTATCAAAAGGGTTGGCTGTATCCCAGTCAAACAGGTCAACCAGTTTTTGTAGAACGCACGCTTGATGATGTTCCAACTCTTGCCAAACAGTTAGAACCTACTGGTGATTTTACTGCTATTCCTCTCAACTCTGAAACAACAAAAAACGGTAGTTTTTGGATTGCTACGGATACTACTGTTACAAGAGCAGTTTTACTCAGTGACCCTATCGAAGTTCTTTCTGTTATTGCCTTAGAATCAACTGTTGACAAGAGAAAACGACAACCAACATTGTATTGGAGTGTAGGCGATGGCGAAACGCCCGCTTTCAGCGATTACGCGGATCGCACTGCCAAAGGCGATTCCTACGGAGCGCTTCGCTATCGCTCTCAAATACCTTTAGAATTTTTGGACTCGCTTGATACAGTGGTCATTGCTGTTAAAGATAATGAAAAAGTTGAAGACTTGATATCTGACCTATTGGCTGAACTACCACAGGCCAAAAGAGTGTCTCCCGGTCAAGCTGGTTGGAATCAGCTGTTAAGTGACAAGAAACAACCAGTCAAAAAGCAGCAATTTACACAAACCCTAGATTATTGGGAACTTTGA
- the mobC gene encoding plasmid mobilization relaxosome protein MobC — MPQKRRNIKFLLCLTPEEKEQVRRMAEENSLTMAELFRAKTIKHRLPRRVTKVAGQTYWELGKIGDNLNQITKAINTSVLMGEPVVVDRALLEEVRNLVRQVRREITEVDLITDIQDEA; from the coding sequence ATGCCTCAAAAACGGCGTAATATCAAATTTCTTCTCTGCCTTACACCAGAAGAAAAAGAACAGGTGCGACGAATGGCAGAGGAAAACAGTTTGACAATGGCAGAGTTATTCCGTGCCAAGACTATCAAACATAGATTACCCAGGCGTGTTACTAAAGTGGCAGGCCAAACTTACTGGGAATTGGGGAAAATAGGCGACAATCTCAATCAAATCACTAAAGCTATTAACACATCGGTACTTATGGGTGAACCAGTAGTTGTAGATCGAGCATTACTAGAAGAGGTGAGAAATTTGGTAAGACAAGTGCGACGAGAAATCACGGAGGTTGATTTAATTACTGATATCCAGGATGAAGCGTAA
- a CDS encoding site-specific integrase, with product MKNNRHGQATIFSNQDYEKIISCTVGENHRMIFRVAYYTGARMGEVVKLKTSDVYQESGKVLEVITYQAASTKTKETRQVPVNPKLKEFLQVYWQLQKPDHSGYLFPGMTKHLQFQSADDAFRRAIRCAGLDGLGFSTHSFRRTAATNLANAGIGIPVIQRFTGHRSLGNLQRYIDSSPVHVEKAVLCL from the coding sequence ATGAAAAATAATAGGCATGGACAAGCGACAATTTTTTCCAATCAAGATTATGAAAAAATAATTTCTTGTACGGTTGGTGAAAACCATAGGATGATTTTTCGAGTTGCCTATTACACTGGTGCGAGAATGGGTGAGGTGGTCAAGCTCAAAACCAGTGATGTCTACCAAGAAAGCGGTAAGGTCTTGGAGGTGATCACTTACCAAGCAGCAAGTACCAAAACCAAGGAAACCAGACAAGTGCCTGTTAACCCTAAGTTAAAAGAGTTCCTCCAGGTCTACTGGCAACTGCAAAAACCTGATCACTCTGGCTACTTATTCCCTGGCATGACAAAACATCTCCAGTTTCAATCTGCTGATGATGCTTTCAGACGTGCGATAAGATGCGCGGGACTAGATGGACTTGGATTTTCTACTCACTCATTCAGACGAACGGCGGCCACTAATTTAGCTAATGCTGGTATTGGTATTCCAGTGATTCAAAGGTTCACTGGACATAGAAGTTTAGGGAACTTGCAACGTTATATTGACTCCTCACCCGTTCATGTTGAAAAAGCTGTATTATGTCTTTAG
- a CDS encoding helix-turn-helix transcriptional regulator, with protein MEKSKKLKQESDSILDALRIERTTLTQDEFAYKCGIPRATYYRWITGKTEVKLTLPQLKSLCRELKIERIDELPDDFSPHT; from the coding sequence ATGGAAAAAAGTAAAAAACTCAAACAGGAGAGTGATTCAATATTGGACGCTCTAAGGATTGAACGTACAACTCTTACTCAAGACGAATTCGCCTATAAGTGCGGTATTCCACGCGCTACTTACTATAGGTGGATAACAGGAAAGACCGAAGTCAAATTAACACTACCTCAGTTAAAAAGTTTGTGCCGTGAATTAAAGATTGAACGGATTGACGAACTACCAGACGACTTCAGTCCACACACCTAA